The DNA segment TATCCCAAAAAATAAAGGCAAATTTTATGAGAAATTTTAAAACTCTCTCGGTTTTATTATTGACATCGCTTCTTTTTACGGCTTGCTTTGACGAAAAAGACAAAAAAAGCGCAGCAGCGGGACAACAACGGCAAATGCCGCCGTCAAAAGTCGATGTATTCGTAGCTAAAAAATCAAACGTGCCGATCAGCTTTGACTACACCGCGACTCTAACGAGCCAACAAGACGTGATCATCTATCCTAAAGTAAGCGGCACGATAATCAAACAATTTTTTAAGCCGGGCGACAGCGTAAAAGCGGGCGACAAACTGTTTTTGATAGACCCCGAAAAATACCAAGCCGGCTACGACGCGCTTGAGGCCGCCATCGGCGTAGCAAACGCAAATTTAAAAAACGCTCAAACCGAATTTAACAGAATCTCGAATTTATACAAGAAAAACGCCGTTTCGCAAAAAGACTACGATGCAGCCGTTTCTGCGCTCGAGATCGCAAACGCGAATTTACTAAGCGCCAGAGCAAACGCTAAAAACGCCAAAATAGACCTTAGCTACACGAGCATAACCGCGCCTTTTGACGGCGTTTTGGGCGATAATCTCGCGGATGTGGGCTCGCTAGTCGTCGCAAACTCGACCCAGCTAGTGCGCCTAACCAAAATCAACCCGATCGAGGCGCACTTTTATATCTCGGACGTCGATAACCTAAACCGCGTCAAAATGCAAGAAAGCAGCCTCTGGGTGCAGACGAACTCTGGCGCCGTGCTAAAAGTCGGCTCCGAAGAATTTAACGGCAAGGTAAATTTCATCGATAACGTCGTAAATACGAATATGGGCAGCGTGCTGGCTAAGGCCGAATTTAACAACGACGAGGGCAAACTACTGCCGGGTATGTTCGGCCACATAAAAATGGACGGATTTTATCAAAAAGACGGCTTTAAAATCCCTCAAGTAGCGCTCCAGCAAACCGACGTCAAGACCTACGTGCTAGTCGTATCCGAGGGCAAAGTAGCCTCTAAGGACGTAAAAATCACCTACCAAACAAAAGACGCCGCAGTCGTTAGCGAAGGGCTAAACGAGGGAGATAAGATCATAATGAATAACTTCTTAAAAATCGGCGTTGGTGCACCCGTCGAGATAGATAAAGATCTAACGGAAAGCTTCGGCAAGAGTCCGGATTTAACGCCTCGAACCGAGCAAGCCAAAAAGGCGAATTGATGTTTTCTAAATTTTTTATAAATCGCCCGATATTCGCTACCGTCGTTTCCATCATCATCGTGATAGCGGGAATGATGGCGATAAAAGGGCTTCCCATCGAGGAGTATCCGAAGCTAACCCCGCCTCAAATTTCCGTTAGCGCCGTCTATACGGGCGCCGACGCTCAGACTATCGCCGACTCCGTAGCCAGCGCGA comes from the Campylobacter rectus genome and includes:
- a CDS encoding efflux RND transporter periplasmic adaptor subunit yields the protein MRNFKTLSVLLLTSLLFTACFDEKDKKSAAAGQQRQMPPSKVDVFVAKKSNVPISFDYTATLTSQQDVIIYPKVSGTIIKQFFKPGDSVKAGDKLFLIDPEKYQAGYDALEAAIGVANANLKNAQTEFNRISNLYKKNAVSQKDYDAAVSALEIANANLLSARANAKNAKIDLSYTSITAPFDGVLGDNLADVGSLVVANSTQLVRLTKINPIEAHFYISDVDNLNRVKMQESSLWVQTNSGAVLKVGSEEFNGKVNFIDNVVNTNMGSVLAKAEFNNDEGKLLPGMFGHIKMDGFYQKDGFKIPQVALQQTDVKTYVLVVSEGKVASKDVKITYQTKDAAVVSEGLNEGDKIIMNNFLKIGVGAPVEIDKDLTESFGKSPDLTPRTEQAKKAN